CGCATCTAGCGCCCCGACCCTCGTGTGCGCGACCCGCGTCGACCGAGGCTGACCGCTTCGGCTCTCGCCAGCTCGGCCACGCTGCGCAGGAAGCCGGTCAGGAGCACCAGCTCCTCGTCGCTGTAGCCGCGCAGCAGCTCCAGCAGGCCGTTCACGAAGCCCGCCAGGTAGGGCTCGATCTCGGACATCCTCTCGGGCTTGGCGTGCACGAAGACGCGGCGCCGGTCCTTCTTGTCGCGGACGCGCTCCACGTAGCCGCGTTCCTCGAGCCGGTCGATGAGGCTGGTGACCGAGGCCGTGGCCA
Above is a genomic segment from Trueperaceae bacterium containing:
- a CDS encoding MarR family transcriptional regulator, giving the protein MEGPMSTREKLIEDALLAGRESSTASVLMHAAIAARLGLSATDEKALDVLLRLGPLTAGQIAEHTGLATASVTSLIDRLEERGYVERVRDKKDRRRVFVHAKPERMSEIEPYLAGFVNGLLELLRGYSDEELVLLTGFLRSVAELARAEAVSLGRRGSRTRGSGR